The following are encoded in a window of Salinigranum halophilum genomic DNA:
- a CDS encoding response regulator transcription factor, which produces MAGTDSDGPPVVLVADDEAELAELYAHWLTDEYEVRVATGGEEALELATDDVDVALLDRRMPMMTGDEVLAALRERGINCRVAMITAVEPDVDIVDMPFDDYLVKPVTREELHSVVSVLLSRAAFDSRTQEFFALASKKATLESAQKDEPTTEYKRLTERMEQLRSELDETLTEYSNDDFEAAFRELPDEETFESPESTGSTE; this is translated from the coding sequence ATGGCAGGCACCGACAGTGACGGACCCCCAGTCGTCCTGGTCGCCGACGACGAGGCCGAACTCGCCGAGTTGTACGCCCACTGGCTGACCGACGAGTACGAGGTCCGCGTCGCCACCGGTGGCGAGGAGGCGCTCGAACTGGCGACTGACGACGTCGACGTGGCCCTGCTCGACCGACGGATGCCGATGATGACCGGCGACGAGGTCCTCGCGGCGCTTCGCGAGCGGGGAATCAACTGTCGTGTGGCGATGATCACGGCCGTCGAGCCCGACGTCGACATCGTCGACATGCCGTTCGACGACTACCTCGTCAAACCCGTCACCCGCGAGGAACTGCACTCGGTGGTGTCGGTGCTGCTCTCGCGCGCGGCGTTCGACAGCCGAACCCAGGAGTTCTTCGCGCTCGCCTCGAAGAAAGCCACCCTCGAGAGCGCCCAGAAGGACGAGCCGACGACGGAGTACAAACGACTCACCGAACGGATGGAACAGCTTCGGAGCGAACTCGACGAGACGCTGACGGAGTACTCGAACGACGACTTCGAGGCGGCCTTCCGCGAACTGCCCGACGAGGAGACGTTCGAGTCGCCGGAGTCGACCGGTTCGACCGAGTAA
- a CDS encoding cryptochrome/photolyase family protein, which translates to MTVWLLGDQLAPDATPLETADHVLMIEAHGFAARLPYHPAKLTLLFSAMRHCRDELRERGYEVTYVEAETFGEGLDEYFGAAPGDALVLMDPPSHGAAERFTAMVEDRGGSLTLVENDAFLTTPDQFDQWAGDRTVEDGFRQERWYRFVRREFDILMDGDEPEGGEWNYDDENRETPGPEWTPPPTPTFEPDALTREVHEFVTERYDDHWGNPALDAVVWPVTRAEARSALDHFVSTRLPEFGAYQDALVEGEWALSHSLLSSSLNLGLLRPQELVDAAVEAYRAGDAPLNSVEGFVRQVVGWREFMRHVYRRGMPAMGEANQLEQERALPPLYWDGETDMTCLSEAVSHVYDRGYAHHIERLMVLSNFALVYGADPQELNRWFHLGFVDAYHWVTTPNVVGMGSFATDVLSSKPYASSGNYINKMSDFCADCEYTVSRTTGEGACPFNALYWDFLKENEETLRGTGRMGLMYSHVDRKDDEEWAEIRERAADVREMAREGTL; encoded by the coding sequence ATGACCGTCTGGCTTCTCGGCGACCAGTTAGCACCCGACGCGACGCCGCTCGAGACCGCCGACCACGTGCTCATGATCGAAGCGCACGGCTTCGCCGCCCGTCTCCCGTACCATCCGGCGAAGCTCACCCTGCTCTTCTCGGCGATGCGTCACTGTCGCGACGAACTCCGCGAGCGGGGGTACGAGGTGACGTACGTCGAAGCGGAGACGTTCGGCGAGGGCTTAGACGAGTACTTCGGGGCCGCCCCCGGTGACGCGCTCGTCCTGATGGACCCGCCGAGCCACGGCGCGGCCGAACGGTTCACGGCGATGGTCGAAGACCGCGGTGGCAGCCTCACTCTCGTCGAGAACGACGCGTTCCTCACCACTCCCGACCAGTTCGACCAGTGGGCCGGCGACCGGACCGTCGAGGACGGCTTCAGGCAGGAGCGGTGGTACCGGTTCGTCCGCCGGGAGTTCGACATCCTGATGGACGGCGACGAGCCTGAGGGGGGTGAGTGGAACTACGACGACGAGAACCGCGAGACTCCCGGCCCGGAGTGGACGCCACCGCCGACGCCGACGTTCGAACCCGACGCGCTCACGCGGGAGGTCCACGAGTTCGTCACGGAGCGATACGACGACCACTGGGGTAACCCCGCGCTGGACGCGGTGGTGTGGCCCGTCACCCGGGCGGAGGCCCGGTCGGCGCTGGACCATTTCGTCTCGACGCGTCTCCCCGAGTTCGGCGCGTACCAGGACGCGTTGGTGGAGGGCGAGTGGGCGCTGTCGCACTCGCTTCTGTCCTCGTCGCTGAACCTCGGCCTCCTCCGCCCGCAGGAGCTGGTCGACGCCGCCGTCGAGGCCTACCGCGCGGGAGACGCACCGCTCAACTCCGTCGAGGGGTTCGTCCGGCAGGTCGTCGGCTGGCGGGAGTTCATGCGCCACGTCTACCGGCGGGGGATGCCCGCCATGGGCGAGGCGAATCAGCTGGAACAAGAGCGGGCGCTCCCGCCGCTGTACTGGGACGGCGAGACCGACATGACGTGTCTCTCCGAGGCGGTGTCGCACGTGTACGACCGGGGGTACGCCCACCACATCGAGCGGCTGATGGTGCTCTCGAACTTCGCGCTCGTCTACGGGGCCGACCCCCAGGAGTTGAACCGGTGGTTCCACCTGGGGTTCGTCGACGCGTACCACTGGGTGACGACACCGAACGTCGTCGGGATGGGCTCGTTCGCCACCGACGTGCTCTCGTCGAAGCCTTACGCGTCGTCGGGCAACTACATCAACAAGATGAGCGACTTCTGTGCCGACTGCGAGTACACCGTCTCGCGCACTACCGGCGAGGGGGCCTGCCCGTTCAACGCGCTGTACTGGGACTTCCTGAAGGAGAACGAGGAGACGCTGCGGGGGACCGGCCGCATGGGCCTGATGTACTCGCACGTCGACCGGAAGGACGACGAGGAGTGGGCGGAGATTCGAGAACGCGCGGCTGACGTGCGGGAGATGGCTCGAGAGGGGACGCTCTAA
- a CDS encoding peroxidase-related enzyme (This protein belongs to a clade of uncharacterized proteins related to peroxidases such as the alkylhydroperoxidase AhpD.): MADSTPELDDDAMRRFPVPDFEDLPEDLQERIADETARAGFTPNVFSAFGYKPSHFRAFFAYHDALVEDTALERAEVEMIVVAVSGVNHCYYCNVAHGALARIYAKDPTLADQLVANYRTADVSDERMAMLDVAVKLTESPAEVTEEDIALLEDAGYSEEAIWDIAAVTAFFNLSNRMAMFADMRPNDEFHGLGR, from the coding sequence ATGGCAGATTCGACCCCGGAACTCGACGACGACGCGATGCGACGCTTCCCCGTGCCCGACTTCGAGGACCTGCCCGAGGACCTGCAGGAGCGAATCGCCGACGAGACCGCACGCGCGGGCTTTACCCCCAACGTCTTCTCGGCGTTCGGCTACAAGCCCTCGCACTTCCGCGCGTTCTTCGCGTACCACGACGCGCTCGTCGAGGACACGGCCCTGGAGAGAGCGGAGGTCGAGATGATCGTCGTCGCCGTCTCCGGCGTGAACCACTGCTACTACTGCAACGTCGCCCACGGCGCACTGGCGCGCATCTACGCGAAGGACCCGACGCTCGCCGACCAGCTGGTGGCGAACTACCGTACGGCGGACGTCTCCGACGAGCGTATGGCGATGCTCGACGTGGCCGTGAAGCTCACCGAATCCCCGGCCGAGGTGACCGAGGAAGACATCGCACTGCTCGAGGACGCGGGCTACTCCGAGGAGGCGATCTGGGACATCGCCGCGGTGACGGCGTTCTTCAACCTCTCGAACCGGATGGCGATGTTCGCCGACATGCGGCCCAACGACGAGTTCCACGGGCTGGGTCGGTGA
- a CDS encoding metal-dependent hydrolase, translating into MYRNGHYGVALLTFAPVGVALVMTGLVDLAFVVGAGALWLAMLPDLDHRVPGLSHRGVTHTVWFALLLGGVLGAAGVAVGRLGLGAPYGPETLGTVGAAVGLVSVGSHLLADVLTPMGIRPLWPLSGRKFTLSLWTADSTLGNYSLLSLGVFVTAAWVGVLFVG; encoded by the coding sequence GTGTACCGCAACGGCCACTACGGTGTCGCACTGCTCACCTTCGCGCCGGTCGGCGTCGCCCTCGTGATGACTGGGCTGGTCGACCTCGCGTTCGTCGTGGGCGCGGGCGCGCTCTGGCTGGCGATGCTCCCCGACCTCGACCACCGGGTCCCCGGCCTCTCACACCGCGGCGTGACGCACACGGTCTGGTTCGCGCTTCTCCTCGGGGGCGTGTTGGGCGCGGCGGGGGTCGCCGTCGGTCGCCTCGGCCTCGGCGCGCCGTACGGTCCCGAGACGCTGGGGACGGTCGGTGCCGCGGTCGGTCTCGTGAGCGTCGGCTCGCACCTCCTGGCCGACGTGTTGACGCCGATGGGCATCAGGCCCCTCTGGCCGCTCTCCGGCCGGAAGTTCACGCTCTCGCTGTGGACCGCCGACAGCACCCTCGGCAACTACAGCCTGCTCTCGCTCGGCGTCTTCGTCACCGCGGCGTGGGTCGGCGTGCTGTTCGTGGGGTGA
- a CDS encoding thioredoxin family protein has translation MVLTESEGNLDLGDEAPDFSLVGTDGETYSLGSFAEYDALLVVFTCNHCPYAQAKFDELNHLAEAYDDLAVVGINPNDAEEYPDDSFEKMREYVDDGRVQYTAYLRDESQEVAETYGATCTPDPFLFANDDGTFRLRYHGRIDDAMSPDEEADEYVMREAVEAVLADEAVDVEVVPSRGCSIKWRD, from the coding sequence ATGGTCTTAACAGAGTCCGAAGGGAACCTCGACCTCGGTGACGAAGCGCCCGACTTCAGCCTCGTCGGTACCGACGGCGAGACGTACTCGCTCGGCTCGTTCGCCGAGTACGACGCGCTGCTCGTCGTCTTCACGTGTAACCACTGCCCCTACGCGCAGGCGAAGTTCGACGAACTGAACCACCTCGCCGAGGCGTACGACGACCTCGCGGTCGTCGGTATCAATCCGAACGACGCCGAGGAGTACCCCGACGACTCCTTCGAGAAGATGCGCGAGTACGTCGACGACGGCCGCGTCCAGTACACCGCGTACCTCCGCGACGAGTCACAGGAGGTCGCCGAGACGTACGGCGCGACGTGTACGCCCGACCCGTTCCTCTTCGCGAACGACGACGGCACCTTCCGTCTCCGGTACCACGGGCGCATCGACGACGCGATGAGCCCCGACGAGGAGGCAGACGAGTACGTCATGCGCGAGGCCGTCGAGGCCGTGCTCGCAGACGAGGCCGTCGACGTCGAGGTCGTCCCCTCCCGCGGCTGTAGCATCAAGTGGCGCGACTGA
- a CDS encoding NAD(P)-dependent alcohol dehydrogenase, whose amino-acid sequence MQAARLHEYTHDMSQALSVDEIDRPTIDSSDGVIVEVEGAGWCQTDNHIIEGMWTEYAPQDLPMTLGHENAGIVSEVGDEVTTVEVGDPVICHPVQTCGTCRSCRLGEDMYCEDSKFNGLTHDGGFAEYLLTSERAVIPLPAGVDPTDIAPHADAGITAYHAAKKAVRELNPGDTAVVIGVGGLGHIGLQCLRAMSAADIVAVDLKESARALASDLGADETVDPQTEDVTDAVTDFSGGVGAQQVLDFVGRDETTALAPDITAAGGDHHIIGYGGHIHEPAQALVNGEFAFRGTLVGRYAELQELVALVDRGAVDLHTERYDLGDVNTVAERLEHGEIDGRAVITPP is encoded by the coding sequence ATGCAAGCTGCGCGTCTACACGAGTACACCCACGACATGAGCCAGGCGCTGTCGGTCGACGAGATTGACCGCCCGACCATCGACAGTTCCGACGGCGTCATCGTGGAGGTCGAGGGAGCGGGATGGTGCCAGACGGACAATCACATCATCGAGGGGATGTGGACGGAGTACGCCCCGCAGGACCTCCCGATGACACTCGGCCACGAGAACGCCGGAATCGTGAGCGAGGTCGGCGACGAGGTGACCACCGTCGAAGTCGGCGACCCCGTCATCTGTCATCCGGTACAGACCTGCGGGACCTGCCGCTCCTGCCGCCTGGGGGAGGACATGTACTGCGAGGACTCGAAGTTCAACGGGCTCACCCACGACGGCGGGTTCGCCGAGTATCTCCTCACCTCCGAACGCGCCGTGATTCCGCTTCCGGCGGGGGTCGACCCGACGGACATCGCCCCGCACGCCGACGCGGGCATCACCGCCTACCACGCCGCGAAGAAGGCCGTCCGCGAACTCAACCCCGGCGACACGGCGGTCGTCATCGGCGTCGGCGGCCTCGGCCACATCGGCCTGCAGTGCCTCCGGGCGATGTCCGCCGCCGACATCGTCGCCGTCGACCTCAAAGAGTCCGCGCGCGCCCTCGCGTCGGACCTGGGAGCCGACGAGACCGTCGACCCCCAGACCGAGGACGTGACCGACGCCGTCACGGACTTCTCCGGCGGCGTCGGCGCACAGCAGGTGCTCGACTTCGTCGGCCGCGACGAGACGACGGCGCTCGCGCCCGACATCACGGCCGCCGGCGGTGACCACCACATCATCGGCTACGGCGGTCACATCCACGAACCCGCACAGGCGCTCGTCAACGGCGAGTTCGCGTTCAGGGGCACGCTCGTCGGCCGCTACGCGGAACTGCAGGAACTCGTCGCGCTCGTCGACCGCGGGGCCGTCGACCTCCACACCGAGCGGTACGACCTGGGTGACGTGAACACCGTCGCCGAACGGCTCGAACACGGCGAGATCGACGGACGCGCCGTCATCACCCCGCCCTGA
- a CDS encoding amidohydrolase family protein yields the protein MYTYEGEDVFVIDGHTHMWDATEENIKHEGGEQFIQCFYDYHTGFTPEDRQRDIDDYRKFTPQEMKEDLFTNHVDMAVYQPTHLHEFYTEGFNTVDDLGQTLYQDHPDRFVLNGRWDPRDGEAGLKELERQKDEYDVKGAKVYTAEWKGDSKGWRLDSEESYEFLEKCVELGIENIHPHKGPTIRPLNKDAFDVGDVDDAATNFPELNFIVEHVGLPRLDDFCWIATQEPNVYGGIAVAAPMALGRPKKFEEIMAELLFWLGEDRITFGSDYGIWDPDWLIEAIMDLEFSEETVEEFGVEFDLETKKKVMGENIAELYDIDIEERKEQFRDDAISQEFGLGDTYSAPASADD from the coding sequence ATGTACACCTACGAAGGCGAAGACGTGTTCGTTATCGACGGACACACGCACATGTGGGACGCGACGGAGGAGAACATCAAACACGAGGGTGGCGAGCAGTTCATCCAGTGTTTCTACGACTATCACACCGGGTTCACACCCGAAGACCGCCAGCGCGACATCGACGACTACCGGAAGTTCACGCCACAGGAGATGAAAGAGGACCTCTTCACGAACCACGTGGACATGGCGGTGTACCAGCCGACCCACCTCCACGAGTTCTACACGGAGGGGTTCAACACCGTCGACGACCTCGGCCAGACGCTGTATCAGGACCACCCGGACCGGTTCGTGCTCAACGGACGCTGGGACCCGCGCGACGGTGAGGCCGGGCTGAAAGAACTCGAGCGACAGAAAGACGAGTACGACGTCAAGGGCGCGAAGGTCTACACGGCGGAGTGGAAGGGCGACTCGAAGGGGTGGCGCCTCGACAGCGAAGAGTCGTACGAGTTCCTCGAGAAGTGCGTCGAACTCGGCATCGAGAACATCCACCCGCACAAGGGGCCGACCATCCGCCCGCTGAACAAGGACGCCTTCGACGTGGGTGACGTCGACGACGCCGCGACGAACTTCCCCGAACTGAACTTCATCGTCGAGCACGTCGGGCTCCCCCGACTCGACGACTTCTGCTGGATCGCCACGCAGGAGCCGAACGTCTACGGCGGTATCGCCGTCGCCGCCCCGATGGCGCTCGGCCGCCCGAAGAAGTTCGAGGAGATCATGGCCGAACTGCTGTTCTGGCTCGGCGAGGACCGCATCACGTTCGGCTCGGACTACGGCATCTGGGACCCCGACTGGCTCATCGAGGCCATCATGGACCTGGAGTTCTCCGAGGAGACGGTCGAGGAGTTCGGCGTTGAGTTCGACCTCGAGACGAAGAAGAAAGTCATGGGCGAGAACATCGCGGAGCTGTACGACATCGACATCGAAGAGCGGAAGGAGCAGTTCCGAGACGACGCCATCAGCCAGGAGTTCGGCCTCGGTGACACCTACAGCGCGCCGGCCTCGGCGGACGACTGA
- a CDS encoding iron-sulfur cluster assembly protein, with protein sequence MSATPADVRARLDRVTDPELDESIVDLDYVDRIDIDETSVTVHFTLPTAWCSPAFAWMMATDARDELESLPDVETAAVYLRDHMHETEINEGVNERQSFEESFPDADGEVASVRATLDDKARLSRQYAAVEALLDAGVSPEQLCELTPADVDIESAPRREGARASVYLADGAFAVTVDARPLDRYLCKARAVDAVTGDDDRLFRTPEGDPIDPDAFELVHQRGRLAQTNMTGQGGVCDALNESRRRKLNRDSPTVVDAD encoded by the coding sequence ATGTCCGCGACACCCGCCGACGTCCGCGCGCGACTCGACCGTGTGACGGACCCCGAGCTGGACGAGTCCATCGTCGACCTCGACTACGTCGACCGCATCGACATCGACGAGACGTCGGTGACCGTCCACTTCACACTCCCGACGGCGTGGTGTTCGCCCGCCTTCGCCTGGATGATGGCGACGGACGCCCGTGACGAACTCGAGTCGCTCCCGGACGTCGAGACGGCCGCGGTGTACCTCCGCGACCACATGCACGAGACGGAGATAAACGAGGGGGTCAACGAGCGCCAGTCGTTCGAGGAGTCGTTCCCGGACGCCGACGGCGAGGTGGCCTCGGTACGTGCCACGCTCGACGACAAGGCCCGTCTCTCCCGGCAGTACGCGGCCGTCGAGGCGCTGCTCGACGCCGGGGTCTCTCCGGAGCAGCTCTGTGAGCTGACGCCCGCCGACGTCGACATCGAATCCGCTCCCCGCCGTGAGGGCGCTCGCGCCTCGGTCTACCTCGCCGACGGTGCGTTCGCGGTCACCGTCGACGCGCGGCCGCTCGACCGCTACCTCTGTAAGGCGCGCGCCGTCGACGCGGTCACCGGCGACGACGACCGGCTGTTCCGGACCCCCGAGGGCGACCCCATCGACCCGGACGCGTTCGAACTCGTCCACCAACGCGGTCGCCTCGCGCAGACGAACATGACGGGACAGGGCGGCGTCTGTGACGCGCTCAACGAGAGCCGACGCCGGAAGCTGAACCGCGACAGCCCGACGGTCGTCGACGCCGACTGA
- a CDS encoding IclR family transcriptional regulator yields MERDHDADGLIGAVDTTLRIVETLNDIGTAGVTQLARQLDEPKSTVYNHLDTLNRRGYVVKTDDQYRLACRFLELGSMTRERYLVYRIARDEVTALAEGTGELAGLVVEEHGYGVFLHRAKGDQAVHVDTHVGKRIHLHGAALGKAMLAFSSDDHVQEVIDWRGLPALTDHTITDADALAEELGKIREEGVAFDDEERINGLRSVAVPLRTDDGDVLGAISVAGPTSRLRGDRFQSELPDQLRSAANVIELNITYL; encoded by the coding sequence ATGGAACGAGACCACGACGCCGACGGGCTCATCGGTGCCGTCGACACGACGCTCCGTATCGTCGAGACGCTCAACGACATCGGAACCGCGGGCGTGACCCAACTCGCCCGGCAACTCGACGAGCCGAAGAGCACCGTGTACAACCACCTCGACACGCTCAACCGCCGGGGCTACGTAGTCAAGACGGACGACCAGTACCGCCTCGCCTGTCGGTTTCTCGAACTCGGGTCGATGACTCGTGAGCGCTACCTCGTCTACCGGATCGCGCGCGACGAGGTGACGGCGCTGGCGGAGGGGACGGGCGAACTCGCGGGGCTGGTCGTCGAGGAACACGGCTACGGAGTGTTCTTACACCGGGCGAAGGGTGACCAGGCGGTCCACGTCGACACGCACGTCGGCAAACGTATCCACCTCCACGGTGCTGCCCTCGGGAAGGCCATGCTCGCGTTCTCGTCGGACGACCACGTCCAGGAGGTCATCGACTGGCGGGGGCTCCCGGCGCTGACCGACCACACCATCACCGACGCGGACGCGCTGGCCGAGGAACTCGGGAAGATTCGAGAGGAAGGGGTCGCCTTCGACGACGAGGAACGCATCAACGGCCTGCGGAGCGTCGCCGTGCCGCTTCGGACCGACGACGGCGACGTCCTCGGTGCCATCAGCGTCGCCGGCCCGACGAGCAGGCTGCGCGGCGACCGCTTCCAGTCGGAGCTCCCCGACCAGCTTCGGAGCGCCGCGAACGTCATCGAACTGAACATCACGTACCTCTGA
- a CDS encoding cyclase family protein: MLDGYEMYDLTQPWSQDTPAWPTYDNPKIWYEKSLDTEKVNGQKIEFMNHTGTHLDGEKHFIAHGRDIEQMPLDELVSDAVVADISDKVGEYDVYTSEMIEDVCDVREGDILFVHTGFQKYAWHREEADPHAFFCKHPGPNMEFAEWCREMDINYLILDCGSADHPMNTVVRDVRPELAAEARDHLGVDDLDEIFPPEGYQLMHTELFPHGIVHVENAQVPEELLNERVQIGTFPWRFRGGESSVCRCVAFKEA; the protein is encoded by the coding sequence ATGCTCGACGGATACGAGATGTACGATCTCACGCAGCCGTGGTCGCAGGACACGCCCGCGTGGCCGACGTACGACAACCCGAAGATCTGGTACGAGAAGTCCCTCGACACCGAGAAGGTCAACGGCCAGAAGATCGAGTTCATGAACCACACGGGAACGCACCTCGACGGCGAGAAGCACTTCATCGCCCACGGCCGGGACATCGAGCAGATGCCGCTCGACGAACTGGTGAGCGACGCCGTCGTCGCCGACATCTCGGACAAGGTGGGCGAGTACGACGTCTACACCTCCGAGATGATCGAAGACGTCTGTGACGTCCGCGAGGGCGACATCCTGTTCGTCCACACGGGCTTCCAGAAGTACGCCTGGCACAGAGAGGAGGCCGACCCGCACGCCTTCTTCTGTAAGCATCCCGGGCCGAACATGGAGTTCGCCGAGTGGTGTCGCGAGATGGACATCAACTACCTCATCCTCGACTGCGGGAGCGCCGACCACCCGATGAACACGGTCGTCCGTGACGTCCGCCCCGAACTGGCCGCGGAGGCGCGCGACCACCTCGGCGTCGACGACCTCGACGAGATATTCCCGCCCGAGGGGTACCAGCTCATGCACACGGAGCTGTTCCCCCACGGCATCGTCCACGTCGAGAACGCCCAGGTGCCCGAGGAACTCCTGAACGAGCGTGTTCAGATCGGCACGTTCCCGTGGCGGTTCCGCGGTGGCGAGTCCTCGGTCTGTCGGTGTGTCGCGTTCAAAGAGGCGTAA
- a CDS encoding uracil-xanthine permease family protein has product MSSGDTIDGGGASSTSIVEYDIEDKPPAGEAVPLGVQHLLAMFLSTVALPIVIAGAIGLGQSDTTFLLQMALLVAGVATIVQAYPIGPVGARLPIVMGTSAIFVAPLIDVGSQFGLAAIFGAVILAAPVEIVLGYFIDDLRGLFPPLVTGVVVMLVGLTLIPVAMDYAAGGPGAATYGNVENVGLAALVLLVAVGVNQFFDGFLRMTSVLIAVVVGYVAAVPLGLLDLSGVATAGWISFPVPLRYGVEFHPSAILVVAFAYIITAIETIGDISGTTESVGRDPEGDELKGGLVADGVMSGIAGVFGAFPNTSFSQNVGLISFTGVASRYVVAICGVFLILLGFVPKVAAVVAAMPNPVLGGAAIVLFGMIFSVGVRILTRGAQLTQRNLTIVATSIVLGLGVEVRPDVLSSLPEDLRLLAGSGLIAGGVTALVLNLVLPSDETPVREPAAVTTDGGAEES; this is encoded by the coding sequence ATGTCAAGTGGTGACACCATCGACGGCGGCGGAGCGTCGAGTACCAGTATCGTCGAGTACGATATCGAAGACAAGCCACCCGCGGGCGAGGCGGTCCCGTTGGGCGTCCAGCACCTCCTCGCGATGTTCCTGTCGACGGTCGCACTCCCCATCGTCATCGCGGGGGCGATCGGTCTCGGACAGTCCGACACGACGTTCCTCCTCCAGATGGCGCTGCTCGTCGCCGGGGTCGCGACCATCGTGCAGGCGTACCCCATCGGCCCGGTCGGTGCGCGCCTCCCCATCGTCATGGGGACGAGCGCCATCTTCGTCGCGCCCCTCATCGACGTGGGGAGCCAGTTCGGACTCGCCGCCATCTTCGGTGCGGTCATCCTCGCCGCCCCCGTCGAGATTGTCCTGGGCTACTTCATCGACGACCTCAGGGGCCTGTTCCCCCCGCTGGTGACGGGCGTCGTGGTGATGCTCGTCGGCCTCACGCTCATCCCGGTCGCCATGGACTACGCCGCCGGCGGTCCCGGTGCGGCGACGTACGGGAACGTCGAGAACGTCGGTCTCGCGGCGCTCGTCCTGTTGGTCGCTGTGGGCGTCAACCAGTTCTTCGACGGCTTCCTCCGGATGACGAGCGTGCTCATCGCCGTCGTCGTCGGCTACGTCGCCGCGGTTCCGCTCGGCCTCTTGGACCTGAGCGGCGTCGCGACGGCGGGGTGGATCTCCTTCCCCGTGCCGCTCCGCTACGGCGTGGAGTTTCACCCGAGCGCCATCCTGGTCGTCGCCTTCGCGTACATCATCACGGCCATCGAGACCATCGGCGATATCTCGGGGACGACCGAGTCCGTGGGTCGCGACCCCGAGGGGGACGAACTGAAAGGCGGCCTGGTCGCCGACGGCGTCATGAGCGGCATCGCCGGCGTCTTCGGGGCGTTCCCGAACACCTCGTTCTCGCAGAACGTCGGTCTCATCAGCTTCACCGGGGTCGCCAGCCGATACGTCGTCGCCATCTGTGGCGTCTTCTTGATCCTCCTCGGCTTCGTGCCGAAGGTCGCCGCCGTCGTCGCCGCGATGCCGAACCCCGTCCTCGGTGGGGCCGCCATCGTCCTCTTCGGCATGATTTTCTCGGTCGGGGTGCGCATCCTGACGAGAGGCGCACAGCTCACCCAGCGGAACCTGACTATCGTCGCCACCTCTATCGTCCTCGGCCTGGGCGTCGAGGTGCGGCCCGACGTGCTGTCGAGCCTCCCGGAGGACCTCCGCTTGCTCGCCGGGTCGGGACTCATCGCCGGCGGTGTGACGGCGCTCGTTCTGAACCTCGTGTTGCCGTCCGACGAGACGCCGGTGCGTGAGCCTGCGGCCGTCACGACGGACGGCGGTGCGGAGGAGTCGTAA